A region of the Silene latifolia isolate original U9 population chromosome 9, ASM4854445v1, whole genome shotgun sequence genome:
tcaaaggcaccgaggatcgttacatatgagcatacctgtcgcttctttgatgcgaaactccagaagggccaaccggttagcccacacattcttcacatgattgagaatgtcgagaagctggaggcactgaattgtaaaatcagtgagagcattgtcattgaccgaatgcttcattctcttcacgatggttttgcccttttcagggcaaactattacatgaatgacttgacaaaagagtcctcatgagctacactcccttcttgtacagaccgagaaggatatgaaattgagtgggagcatgaagcaggatgttctcacgatttacaacaaaggtaaaggtaagggcaaggctcatggcgacctagatgtaggtaagccaaagtttaagaagccaggaaacggtaagagtgcgcatggtgagactagtggctcacagggcaagacaaagagcaagggcggtgaaatagagtgccaccattgtcacaagactggacattggaggaggaactgtccagtctaccgtgaggacatcaaggcaggccgcgtcgttcctgttggtatgtcatcttatattcatatgattgagattaaccatgcaagttttggaacttgggtacttgatactggttgtggttctcatctgtgtaatcatttgcagggccaaaagaacatcatacctctcgaaaaaggtgatgtggacctgcgagtcgggaatggagcacgagttgatgctgcctccaaggggacatatgtaatacaactccctagtggttttgagttatctttaaataactgttactatgtacccagtttatctaagaacattatttctgtttccgtacttgcaaaagacggttttacattttcaataaaggataatagttgtattttctcttttaatgaaatgatttatggcaaagcagtttccatgaatggaatttatatcttggatcaaaccacggaagtattacacatgaataataagaaattaaaggttggtgacaaagatcaaacctatctatggcattgtcgaataggacacataaatgagaaacgcgtgaagaaactcgttgataatgggactattcccaaattcgatttttctacatatggcacgtgtgaatcatgtctcattggcaagatgactcgaatttccttcaaaggtgttggaatgcgtgctagtgacctattaggactcatatatacggacgtatgtggacctatgtcaattaccgctagagatggctatagatattttatcactttcacggacgatttgagtagatacggatatgtctacttaatgaagcataaaagtgagtcctttgagaaattcaaggaataccagaatagggtacagaaccaactgggcagaaagattaaagcactccgttcatatcggggtggcgaatatctttcaaataagtttgatcaacacctgaaagactgtggaatcgttttccagttaactccacctggaacacctcaattgaatggtgtgtccgaacggagaaatcgaaccttacttgatatggttcgatccatgatgagtcacaccgtagtgcctgattcattatggggttatgctcttttttgtcaccgctcttatacttaaccgaagtccgtctaaagctgtcgacaagacttcatatgaaatgtggaagggaacggtacctaacttgtcctttattcgggtttggggctgcgaggcttatgtcaagtggagacacgaggataagctcggcccgcgatcggtcaagacatactttataggttatccaaaaggaacatttggtcattacttctattcgcctaccaaacatcgagtttttgttgcggctagtgcgacgttcttagagaaagaatttctcgagaacaagtcgagtaatagaaccttcgagctgccggagattccagaaccaacaaccaaggaacagatggaggaagctgtacctccaactgatgatacggttaatattcctgaggaacctaggaggtcgggtaatgactctcatcctccggacagatacattggtatggtcgaagagaatgacgttttacttctggaaagtaatgaacccgcaacctataaaggtgctatggcctgttccgactcaaagctatggcttgaagccatgcaatccgagatggactccatatatgagaataacgtatgggatctagttgatttacctaataaggtaaaacctctacagtgcaaatggctttacaaaataaagcgttctgtagacgcgcaaccaggtATCTATAAGGcatgacttgtggcaaaaggtttcactcaagtgcacggattgcattatgatgagatttttgcacctgtagtcatgctacgttccattcggataatcttagcgattgccgcatttcatgattatgagatttggcaaaaggatgtgaaaaccgccttcttaaacggttatttggaggaagagttgtacattgtGCAACCCAAAGGTTTTATAGATCCTGatcatcctaagaaagtatgcaagcttaagcgttccatttatggacttaagcaagcttctcggagttggaatcatcgtttcgaccaagagataaaagagtatggtttcactcgatcggtcgaagaaccatgcttatatatcaagtcgagtgggagcaagattgtattcttgatattgtatgtcgatgacatactcttgattgggaatgacattcctctcctatcttcggttaaagaatggttgaagaaccatttccagatgaaagatctgggtgaggcacagcgcattttgggaatccgtatctaccgagatagatcacgacggacgttatcacttagtcaggagtcttatttggataaggttcttgagaggttcagcatgaccaactccaagaaggggaaccttcctatgacgactgggatgcagttgagcaagtctcagtcacccacgacgcctgaaggggttgaacgcatgagtcgtattccttatgcatttgcaataggatcgatcatgtacgccatgatatgcacacgtccagacgtggcatatgcattgagtatgacgagtcagtaccaaaagaatccagatgcctacggaggactaaggattgggtattgacttatggaggagatactaagctatgcgcagatgctagcttccaaacggatctcagtccgggttcgtcttcactcttaatgtgttgtagcagattctactactgaaccgttgaattatgataagcatgtagggtatgttaattccatgggaattaaacgtgttcctgagttgtagcacttgattatgaatttgatacattatctttttcatatactatttataacttcatcattttatatataatattttatttttcatgtggattgtactgacaacattgaacgccacaaagtgagctgaattacattatatttgttttggtccgtaatcgccaatgtgagctgataactccggctattatattgtgcagtcgattgatggtgggttcaacgagccataagtcaaacagttgactgatcgatcacagatgcgagattatgacgatacctcgtaggacaactttttgtgacaacgtcatggagtcctaaatgtttaataacattcggtgccagatcgtggataggacatccattgtgttcctagagtcgattcttttgactatcaactgtctcttgagattaaggcagtttttgggtgactttggtttctttctcacggtctcaccgtgaatcggggctaagtagattttttctgggtcatttcatattgtgcttacatctgcaggattcgagttgaagaaaatatccaacccttatcaggtatagttatttctcagggccactcgaggagttgtaactgaaatgcatggccatgttcgaatgttgattcgtttatcagttaagttactctctagtcggggaaaccactcttgataatgatcccttgtaaaatacgacctttgtgaattcggatttgcaaattgttttacattgagtgggagaaattttataggatatgagaatcggttatcgcacatacacttgtgcggacaagtgggagtttgttggagcttgtgtcctccacaaattagtgtgataacatttgtaaatatcttacaggttcacaagggtatacttcgtatatttaatcagttgattaacgtttacctaataacggttggcttgctagaaagtttgacgttattatcatacagatggcggtgatcaactggtccctaaaggtcacacctataggatgtgtttgagaaatgtggttatagaaatataatcatatagatgcccaatatgactaaaaagttagtcaatgtgttgatgagataattaattaatgaaaattaaataatagtaGTTGAGACGAAtgaactgtcaattcgtaaattaaatataataagttatattcaattaaatgtatataatgttagcttggacgaattaatctgttaattcgtaattaaatataatcagttgtatttaatatcaacaagaagaatgtgtcatagtggtaatagtgagggtacacataccaagaagtcatgggttcgatcctcactagatgacaattcaacacatattatatatttttggaaagaccaaaataaggaaaatacactccttattttcggtcagtttggccgaaaattaggatagttttttctttcctaattgactccaaatttcggtctgtataaaaagaaagggagagaattatttctaccctaatgctttttcttgacattgcctcctctctctcatcagaaaaacacaaaaacaactaaattttacagaaaagtttagatcgatttctagcataatcaaggggcatatctcatatcgtcttgggtgcaactaataggcgaatatcaattttgatattgttcttaggccaattttgctaggaccgaaggttaattctgaatcctttatactttgtttatgtattttgtttatgaccattgatcatcattgttaaactcgttataatccttctagtttaagggaagtatacagattatttcccacagtgTCATATCCAAGAAAACTGTGTCAAACATGCTcgggatttaagaaaaggaatcaactttgttaaagctTCTGACACTTTTTTCGAGGATAATGATTGTATCCCATCTGAACCAAGTATAAATGAAGAACGCAgcaatgatcatcgttggttataTGATATGAGATTTGATTTTAAAAAGGCTACCAAATCAGAACAAACACCTAAACCTAAAGAgcccttcaaaaccaaagctccCCCAAAACAACCTAAAAGGCCACGACATGAGGAACCCAGAACTCAATTCAAGACGGTTCCCAGACAAACCCTTTCGTCTCCAAAGCGTAAAGTTATTAAAAAGGTTTGGGTTAGAAGAGATTTAGTTTTTagggtgactaacgtcaaaggacccaacttagattgggtacctaaaaattgcctctaattattttgcaggttgtggtgaaagaaattaacttatggtaccttgatagtggatgttcaaggcacatgactagagatgtaaatttatttctttcacttgagcccttcgatggaggtaaggtaacatttggtgataacaagaagggtgAGATTATTGGTgttgataaagttggaatatcttcttctcatgctattagcgatgtttatcttgttagtggtctcaagcacaatttacttagtatctctcaattatgcgacaaaggaaataaagttgtctttcatttagattcttgtcgaataataattgaaggaacaagttgtgttgtgcttgaaggacatcgtagaagaattgtttatatgattgatctaaataatattcctactaattcatttATATGCATGAAAGTAACAACAGATGATCCGTGTCTTTGGCACAAAggatttgctcacataaattcaacaactttgaataagctaaagaaatgggatttggttgaaggacatccctcaatcaaattcgatcaagaaacacTATGTGACTTGTGTGCTCGCTGCAAACATGTGAGATAATCattcaaacccaagagaatggtaagtaccaatgaaccactagaactcgtgcatatgtatctatgtggaccaatgaaggtaagaagtagaggtggatccaggtatgtctttgttctagttgatgactattctagatatgtttggccaatctttctcaattcaaaagataaaaatttcgaagagtttgcagttctaatgaagcttgcccaaaataaatacaaatcaaaattagtttccattcgtacggatcatggcaccgaatttgataaccatgcttttatagaatattatagggagaatggtgttgggcataacttctcggcaccacgaaccccacaaaaaaacggtgttgttgaacgtatgaataggacGTTTGAGGATATGGCATGCactatgttattgtgtagtggACTACCTCGTAATTTTTAGGCTGAAGCTGTTAgcactgcatgctatgttcataatcgagctttgattagacccattctcaagaagactccttatgagcttcttacgggacgtaaacctaacatatcacatctacgttgcttcgggagtaaatgttttgttcataataatggcaaaaatagattaagcaaattcgatcccagaagtgacgaagcggtgtttgtcggttattctaatcatagtaaagcatataaggtttttaataagagaaccttatgcatcgaagaaagtattcatgttgttttttatgagaataatatgtttgataaagctgaacaagatgaggaagaagatttgaacgaacctgatttccgactatccaGAGATGATCTTCcggaattggatgaggaagataaagaaattgagggcataaatgatgaacaaggaagcccttcgaatgataaaggaaagagaactgggagtttagttgatgatactaaaacctcttctaaatcCAAGCAACTAGAGAATCAAGTTATTGATGATGATGCTATAACATCAACTCCAAGCCATCAAACTAGATCCAATGTTATacctgattctgttataaccccaggaATGGATTtagggggaacaaggcttgaaccccaatcattcgaagaaggtgagactagttcagatgaagatgtgcctcctgtttctaagaaatggagatataaggaCTCTCATCCAATGGAACCCATCCTAGGAAGTCTGGATGAAGGTgttcgaactcgtagaagacttaacaacttttcatcattctactcctttctctcagccattgagccaacaaatatcaaagaagcacttgcagaaccagtttggatcgttgctatgcaagaagagcttcaaccgttcgaacggaacaaagtttggcatttggttCCTAGACCTAATGaccgaactgttattggtacaagatgggttttaGAAACAAGCTGGACGATACATGAGTTATTGTACAAAATAAAgccagattggttgtacaagggtacaatcaacaagaaagacttgactatgatgagaccttcgctcctgtagccagacttgaggctattagattattaatagcatttgctgctcataaaggaattaaactttatcaaatggatgttaagacagcatttcttaacggttatttgaatgaggaggtttttgttgagcaacctccaggatttctcgatagcaagtttcaaaaccatgttttcaaattgtataaagctttgtatggtttgaaacaagctccgaggtCATGGTACGATAGGTTGTCAAAATATCTACTTGAAAGTGGGTTTAAAAGAGGATCAGTCGACCAAACcttatttctaaaaactgaggattccgatttactagttgtacaaatttacgttgatgatattatttttggttaaaCTAATGATCGTTTATGTATGTATTTTTCAGAATtgatgacctcagaattcgagatgagcatgatggaagaacttaagttcttccttggactccaaattcaacaaactgctgaaggaattatgatactccaacaaaaatacatcaaggagctaatcaagaaattcggtatggaaaattctaattctaagccaactcctatgggtacagataagaagttgactttggatgaaaacggtaagtctgtcgatgaaacgacttatcgaggtataattggctcacttctttatttaactgcaagtcgtcctgatattatgtttagtgtatgcgtatgtgctcgatttcaatcgtgtcctaaagaatcgcatatgattgcagttaagagaatcttgaagtatttaattggtacatctaaattatatctttGGTATCCtattgagtgtaatttcgatctcatagggtattcagatgcagattatgcagattgttcacttgacagaaaaagtacttccggcatagctacgtttgttggaccgtgtattattacatgGGGGTCAAAGAAGAAAAATTATGTTGCATTATCTacagctgaagccgaatacatgtCGCTgggctggtatgttctcaacttttatggcttaagcaacaattatgtgattgcggtgttaatgttgggtgtatacctattttatgtgataacacGAGTGCGATAATTATATCTAAGAACCCTGCGCAGCACTCatgaactaagcatatagacattaaacaccattttatacgtgatcttgtagataagggcaacataagaatggaattttgtagtacagaaaaataATGGGCTGACATtattaccaaagcattggctagagaacgttttgagattttacggttggaaattggtttaattagtggcatctaaacttgtcacaaatattttattttccgtaTGACTGattagatttgacgagattgtatgacagtgtccgtatttttcgttgcaagtttatttgtgttaaatgttatattatattacGAGGATATTTCGTCTGCTAGTCATGTATATCTTATGTTTTATTACGAACCATAAAATCGGTAACAAATTTTTCTCACATATCTCTTTACCGAAATTCCTTACTATAACTTTATGTTTTGCCAAAACTTTATCTAACCATATCTCACAAAAGATTTATCCTAATCATATTACCTAAGCTTTGTGTGTAATTTGgtaagtaaataaaataaaataaaaaaatcctACAAAATCTACTTGCCTAATCCTACACGCCACCCTACTCCCTTTCCTAATCCCACTCAAATTCAATTTACCATAATTTATATTGACTCTACCCCATAAATACCCCACCTCTATCTGTCACCATCACCACACAACTCCCTAAAAATTTACCTCTCAAAACTTTccacactcaacctccaaaaATTAGTCATCATCATGACACCTCCTTCAACTCGCCTCTACTCtccctcaactcggtccacaacttGGACCGGGTCATCTAAGCCACCATGTAACAAAATCGTTACCCCTACCAAAACTCCCTCACCTCAACCAAACCATAAGCCTACCAATCCCGATCATAATCGGGTTGATCCTAATTTAGAGGGGAAATGACCAAAGCTTAACAAGGGTAAAAAGAAGGTTATTAGTTTTGAGGGTTTGGTTGAAGAAACCGAGGTAGTGGTCAATCAAGATGATCCTCACAGAGCTATGTTTCGTGAATACATGCCGAATGCAACATTAACGGGTCTTAATAAGGTTCGACTTACCGCTGATGAAAGGACTCGAGTAAACCGTGTTATGAGATACAGTATTCATGGAGGACGGTCCTATTCTGAAAAGTGGTATGGAAAAATTGAAGCTTTACAATTTTTCAAAGACTTCTTAACCTATCAAGAATGGAAAAAGGTTAGCTCTTTCGTCGGTCCTATATATCCGATTGACgtaatccaattttattcttTGGTTTCTATGAggaataacatgttacatgaaaTGGTCAATGAGTCTGAAGTCACCATCACCCTTGACGATTTTTGCactctgttttcggtccctgatgatgggatcgaaatcAACCCAAGTGCAGAATGGGGtgatgtgacggaggaagagaaGCTCAAAAATAAAAGGTCTTTTGATGATGGTGCTACGGGGTCGAGTTATATCTTAGCGGGTCCGTTTACTCCTAAGTTGAAGTTCTTTATAAAttttctttggaacacggttgtcccAAGAAGAGGTGGTCGTGATAAGTTGTCAAGCTATGAGATGGTTTTGGTCTCAAAGTGGCTCGAAGGAACAAAGGTTGGTCTTCCTCGTCTTGTTTTTCATCGGATTATTCAAACAAGTATTTCCGTCACCGAGGATAAATTGTATACTACCTTGGACTTGCCGTTTGGGATGTGGATTTCTCGACTTTTGGTACATAAGGGGATTGTCGGTCCTATTAGCTACGGTGTTATGATtaaagatgagatgtgtgacactcatctaAAGTTCATGAAAATTGGTGCGATTCAACACGACTTGGTGTTCTTGGCTAAGGGTAATGTGGTGGATAAGTCTTCGGATGGAATGTCGGTTGTGGAACAAAAGTTGGACTCGTTTATGGCGAGTATTTGTGAAAAAATAGATGCTCAAAACAAGTTGATTGCggagttggtctcgggtttgggtaAATAAAATGCGGGGGCTTCGGTTTCGAATGGTTCGGGTAATGCCGAGGTCTTAGCTTACTTGCATGGGTTGGAAGATCATGTTGATTCTATGGCTCGTGATACGGCTAGAGCGGCTAAGGAGTGCGTTCGTCATTCCGGGTCATTGGATAATTTGGCTAGTCAAGGAGGGGCGATTTGGCGtgaagggaaggctatgcatgaggacatgagggtcATTTAAGAGGCTACTAAAGCCTTGTCCTTaaaggtgcttaattttgagaCGTGCCTCAtggcacaagctaaccatgtccggtcgtgctttgatcgtcttgactctcttgagtttaggactcgtcccggttatgtgaacccgAATGTCGTCAAACGCGACTATCCTTAAACCCGCCAAAATCCTTTCCTTGCTTCTTTTtattagactttatattttggatttatgtctaattcggcccattttggcttactcTTCTATTCGGCCCATTAGGCTTTAAAAATTGTTAATCAAATTGGCCCATTGGCATTAGACCACTTGGTTTGTAGTAGACATATGTTATATTTTGCACGCTTATcgtagattactttctcgttttataatctttctttgcatgattaatacgtgtctcaatctatattattctagttgtttcatgtcttttttcctcttttcgatgatgtcaagagggggaagaaaatgaTCGTGACTtgagtatttgcctaagcttgctccttgtcagaatctttaatctcttaaggtccttagatgctatactttgtatataagtggattgttcttgcgttcaactgactatgacttttatagtattatgttgagggggaacttacacttagtcacaaattgtaagagacttgtcatcatcaaaaagggggaatttgttggaccatatagatatatgtttaagtgtgtgcttcgttttatatatactcttgctcataatcttttatttagtctttgttagattgacttaggtttacaagtttagcaagtaatgttatagcatccttggctataacattgaagatttgtgaagcatcgttcaagtaatgttatagaggcttaagctataacattgaagattcttaaagcgtcatagtaaatgtaacaagtttcaagtatgatgatcactcaagcaaaaggctcgatcaagtctataacaagctcaagatgaagagcttatgatcaagataaagagaagatcatatcactgaagatctctaggaagattagctagtataggtcttcatctaataacGGTACTTTAAGAtttaatattgggaaggtaaagttatacctatttcacctataactttacttaccaagcttaaggtttttttttttttttgtaagaaaaTCAAGCCGTATATTCATCCATATAGGGAATAAAGGCAAATCTTACAAAAATGAACCCAATAAATTCATACTAATTAAACATTCAAAGACCCAACAATTTCATCCTCATATGAAGAATGAGTAACAAACAATAACCTTACTCGAACTATATACTGGACCCGTCGAATAATATAGTCAATATCGGGCTACAAATCTTGAAAGATCCGTAGATTCCACTCTTCCCAAAGACTGTAAACCACCGCACTAAGACAGCTAACAAACCATTTAACCTTCCAATGCCTACTGTGTTTCCGAGCAGTAATCCAATGCAATTCCTTACTGAAACACATCGTTCTTCCTGTTAAATTCATCCAATCTAACACTCCCTGCCAGACAGAACCAGAGAACCTGCATTTAAAAAACAAATGCTGATGGGTTTCATTGTTATCTTTACATAGAACACAACGGTTCACCATCAGGATATTTCTCTTCTGAAGCTGATCAATAGTGGCAAGCCTCTGCTGCATAGCTAGAACTGCAAAAACACTATGCTTAGGTATCACTGCATGAGTCCATACAGCTGTTGCCCAACTTGCTAGCCTCCCCATGCACCTGAATTTATCATAAAGCAACCGAAGCTTAAGCTTATTCTGTTGAACACAGCTATTTAGTACAGCAATAGCATCAGGAATACCCCCTGCAATGTCCAGTAGCTCATTCCTAACTTTAAGAATGCTTCTTCAACTCTCAGAATGATGACTCTTTGGCCCCATAGTCCAAAAATCTCCTGACTTGATATTATAAGTGATATTCCAATTAACCCAAGAGCTATCTGAGTGTTGCACAATTTGCCATATCCATTTACAGATAATACATTTATTCCATGCTAGAACCTCGTTGATGTTAAAACCACCTTCTTGATATGGGTTGCAGCATGATGCCCAGCTCTTTAAAATAAGCTTTATGTGCCCCTCTTCAGCAATCCATAAGAAATTTCTACAGTACTTGGTAATGAACTTAACCACTCCTTTGGGAATCAATAAAGTGGAGCACCAGAACTGTTCTAATCCTAGAATTACTGAATTGATCAGGCTAATTTTACCAGCATAAGAGAGCTTATAATTTGACCAGTGATGCAAAGCTTTCTGAACTTTATTCAGGAGATCAGCAAACATAGCTTTGTTGAGCTTACCTTCATTAAGTGGGATACCCAAATACCTAAATGGGAACTCTCCCTCAGTATAACCAGTATTGTTAAGGATTGCTTGTTTAATGTTAGATCTAATCCCACCCATATAAATGTTGGTTT
Encoded here:
- the LOC141601770 gene encoding uncharacterized protein LOC141601770, whose translation is MLTQSLIKGYGQKRISPRCLTKVDIKKAFDSLQWEFIRKMLQLFNFPLQFQTWIMGYDLMLFVRGDVPSVISVTESLASFAKMSGLHANPEKTNIYMGGIRSNIKQAILNNTGYTEGEFPFRYLGIPLNEGKLNKAMFADLLNKVQKALHHWSNYKLSYAGKISLINSVILGLEQFWCSTLLIPKGVVKFITKYCRNFLWIAEEGHIKLILKSWASCCNPYQEGGFNINEIALGLIGISLIISSQEIFGLWGQRVIILRVEEAFLKLGMSYWTLQGNKLKLRLLYDKFRCMGRLASWATAVWTHAVIPKHSVFAVLAMQQRLATIDQLQKRNILMGVLDWMNLTGRTMCFSKELHWITARKHSRHWKVKWFVSCLSAVVYSLWEEWNLRIFQDL